In Actinomycetota bacterium, the DNA window GCCGACGTCGACCGGGTCGGGGGCATCCCGGTGGTGCTGCGCGAGCTGCTGGGGGCGGGACTGCTGGACGGCGACGTCCTCACCGTCACGGGCAGGACCATGGCCGAGAACCTTGAGGGTGCGGGCGAGCCGGATGGCGAGGTCGTCCGCCGGGTCGCCTCCCCGATCGCCGCCGAGGGCGGCCTGGCCGTGCTCCGGGGCAGCCTCGCCCCCGACGGCTCGGTGGTGAAGATCCCCGGCAACGAGAACCTGGACTTCCGCGGCGCGGCCAAGGTCTTCGAGTCCGAGGAGGACTGCTTCGCCGCCGTCACCGGCGGCCACGTCGGCAAGGGCGACGTGCTGGTGATCCGCAACGAGGGCCCCAAGGGCGGACCCGGCATGCGCGAGATGCTGGCCGTCACCGGCGCCATCAAAGGGGCCGGCCTCGGCAAGGACGTGCTGCTGATCACCGACGGGCGCTTCTCCGGGGCCACCTACGGGGCCTGCGTCGGCCATGTCGCCCCCGAGGCGTTCGTAGGCGGGCCCATCGGCCTGGTCGTCGACGGCGACGTCATCTCCATCGACGTTGCCGCCCGCCGCCTCGACCTGGAGGTCGACCCGGACGAGCTCGACCGCCGCCGTGGCGCCTGGAAGGCGCCCGAGCCCCGCTACGCCCGGGGCGCCCTGGCCAAGTACGCCGCCCTGGTCGGGGGGGCCGACCAGGGCGCGGTCTGCGGCTAGCCCGTCGCTAGCCGGGGCGTTCGATGTCCAGGTAGTTGACCTTGTTGTTGCTGGCGCCGGCGCCGTTGCTGACCGTCAGGCGGCCGTCGCTGACGGTGACGGTGGCCGTCCCCTCGATCCACCGGGTCGACGAGGTCGGGGTGCCGCTCACCACCAGGACGCCCTCCACGTTGACCCGGAACACGCTGTTGACCTGGCTCGGGTCACCGCTGACGAGGTGGACCCGGTAGGTCCCGTTGGGCACGGCGATCTCGAACCCCGCGTTGGGGTTGGCCGGTTTCTGCATGTGGACCAGGGTGTCGTAGCGCTGGTCGGGTGACCGCGTCGAGTTGCGGTCCTTGGCCGTGTGGTTGGCGGCCGTCCAGCCGTAGGTGAAGGCGCCGCGGTTGCGGTAGGTCGTCCCGTCGGCCTTCAGGTAGCCGGCCGGCACGGCCGCGCTGGCCGGCTGGAAGTTCAGCCTGGCGTGGGAAACCCAGCCTTCCTGGTAGGTGGCCGTGTAGCTGGTGGCCGTGGCCGGGGCGACGATGTTGTGGGTCTGGGCGCCCCCGTCCGACCAGGAACGGAAGCCGTAGCTGCGGCCGCCGAGGGTCTGGGGCGAGGGGGCGCTGACCGAGTTGCTCGACCCCACGATCACCGTGCGCGTGAACGGGGCCGTGCCGCTGGCCGAGCCGACCGTCAGCTGGAGGCCGCTCGGGCTGGTCTGGAAGGTCAGGTTCACCGTCTGCGGGTCGAGCCGGACGGTCTCGGTGTCGCTGAGCCCGCCCGGGTCGGTCGCGGTCAGGGTCAGCTCCAGGTGGGACGGGTACTCGTGGTCGGGGGCGACGAAGCTGCCCGAGGCCACGCCGTTGAAGGTCTGGACCGGGTGCGAGTGGCAGTTGCCGCCGCCGTCGCAGTGCTGCAGCACCAGCGACCACGACAGGGCCGAGGCGGGCAGGTTGCCGCTCTGTGGGTCGGTCGCGCCGCCCGAGAACGTCACCGTGTCGCCCACCTTCCAGCGCAGCGAGGACGCCGGGGTGGAGATGGCCGCCGTGGGGGCGGTGTTGCCGGCGGTGATCGTCACCGCGTCGGTGTCGCTGGCCCCGAGGTTGTCGGTGACCCGCAGCCCGGGCATGTAGGTGCCGGGCTGCTGGTAGGTCCAGCTGGCCGTCACTCCGGTGGCGTCGTCGAAGGCGCCGTCGTCGTCCAGGTCCCAGGCGTAGCTGAGGGTGGCCCCGGGGTCGGGGTCGCTCGACCCGCCGCCGTTGAAGCTGACCGTCAGCGGGGCCGGCCGATTGGTCGGGGTGGCCGCGGCCACCGCCGTCGGCGGGGTGTTGGCGCCGGCGAAGCGGATCTTGCGGACCGCGCCGGCGGTGCCGCCCTGGAAGTCGGCGTACCACAGGTCACCCGTGACCGGGTTGACCTCCAGGTCGACCGGGTTGCTGGCCTGGGCCCCGAAGGTGGCCCGGTTGGCCGGGTCGGGCAGCCCGTTGGCGCCGGCCCGCATCACCCAGATGCAGTCGCGGGTGTAGTCGGCGAAGAACAGCGCCCCGCGGTAGTCGGCCGGGAACGACCCGCCCGACGACGGTAGAAGGCGACCCCGGCGGTCGAGGAGCCGCCCGACGGGCAGGTCTCGCCGGGCACGACCAGCCCGGAGTGGCTGTAGGTGTAGTAGGGGGCGGTGACCGCGGCGGCCCCGGCCGCGTACAGGTT includes these proteins:
- a CDS encoding dihydroxy-acid dehydratase — encoded protein: EAVGAVAAGTMSEEDLDELERVACPTAGSCAGMYTANTMAAVSEAIGMALPGSATPPAVSERRAEAARRTGEAVVNLLRLDIRPRQIMTRPAFLNAAAVVMATAGSTNAVLHLLAIANEAGVELTMDDFDAVSRRVPHIVDMRPGGRFVMADVDRVGGIPVVLRELLGAGLLDGDVLTVTGRTMAENLEGAGEPDGEVVRRVASPIAAEGGLAVLRGSLAPDGSVVKIPGNENLDFRGAAKVFESEEDCFAAVTGGHVGKGDVLVIRNEGPKGGPGMREMLAVTGAIKGAGLGKDVLLITDGRFSGATYGACVGHVAPEAFVGGPIGLVVDGDVISIDVAARRLDLEVDPDELDRRRGAWKAPEPRYARGALAKYAALVGGADQGAVCG
- a CDS encoding PKD domain-containing protein codes for the protein MRAGANGLPDPANRATFGAQASNPVDLEVNPVTGDLWYADFQGGTAGAVRKIRFAGANTPPTAVAAATPTNRPAPLTVSFNGGGSSDPDPGATLSYAWDLDDDGAFDDATGVTASWTYQQPGTYMPGLRVTDNLGASDTDAVTITAGNTAPTAAISTPASSLRWKVGDTVTFSGGATDPQSGNLPASALSWSLVLQHCDGGGNCHSHPVQTFNGVASGSFVAPDHEYPSHLELTLTATDPGGLSDTETVRLDPQTVNLTFQTSPSGLQLTVGSASGTAPFTRTVIVGSSNSVSAPSPQTLGGRSYGFRSWSDGGAQTHNIVAPATATSYTATYQEGWVSHARLNFQPASAAVPAGYLKADGTTYRNRGAFTYGWTAANHTAKDRNSTRSPDQRYDTLVHMQKPANPNAGFEIAVPNGTYRVHLVSGDPSQVNSVFRVNVEGVLVVSGTPTSSTRWIEGTATVTVSDGRLTVSNGAGASNNKVNYLDIERPG